The genomic DNA AGGGTAAAACCTCCCACTTTTTCTTAGATTTAACTTTAAAACCTCTTTGGTCTTTTATTAAAATGTATTTTATTCACCTTGGTTTCTTAGATGGTAAATTAGGTTTTGTTCTAGCTAAAAATCATTATTTTTATACTTATACCAAATATATGCGTTTTTATTACCTACAACACCCTATTGTAAAATAGCCATGAACCTCACTTCTGTTGCCTTAATTATTTCTACTTATAATTGGCCCTCAGCATTAGCATTGGTCTTAAAAAGTGCTATAGAGCAAACTGTACGTGCTAATGAAATTATTATTGCAGATGATGGTTCAACTTTTAAAACAAAATATCTAATTGATTCCTTCATAAAAAAAAGCCCCATACCCATTAAACATGTGTGGCAACAAGATTTAGGTTTCCGTCTAGCACAATCTCGTAATAATGCATTAAGAGTTGCGAAGAGTAGTTATATTATTTTTATTGATGGCGATACTATTTTACATCCTAGATTTATCGAAGATCATTTATACCATCTAGAGCCTAACACTTTTGTAGTAGGTTCACGAGTGCTTCTCAGAGAAAGTAACACTCAAAAGTTCTTAGAGAAACAATTTTTCTATTTTAACTTTCTTACTACTAAAGCTTCTAACAAACAAAATGCTATTTACAGTCGTTTTTTATCTAATAAAACAGCTAAAAAAAGACGTGAACCAATACAAGAACTAATTTTTAAAATCCGAGGTTGTAATCTTGCTTGTTTTTATCAAGACATCCTAGAAGTTAATGGTTTCAATGAAGACTTTTATGGTTGGGGGCGTGAAGATTCAGAATTCGCCTTTCGATTACTAAGCAAAGGATTATGGATTAAACATATTAAAT from Neisseriaceae bacterium includes the following:
- a CDS encoding glycosyltransferase, producing MNLTSVALIISTYNWPSALALVLKSAIEQTVRANEIIIADDGSTFKTKYLIDSFIKKSPIPIKHVWQQDLGFRLAQSRNNALRVAKSSYIIFIDGDTILHPRFIEDHLYHLEPNTFVVGSRVLLRESNTQKFLEKQFFYFNFLTTKASNKQNAIYSRFLSNKTAKKRREPIQELIFKIRGCNLACFYQDILEVNGFNEDFYGWGREDSEFAFRLLSKGLWIKHIKFNAIQYHLYHPENTNKNLEKNNALLENIQKSDSYQCSNGLTQLINK